The proteins below are encoded in one region of Flavobacterium nackdongense:
- a CDS encoding DUF6250 domain-containing protein, whose protein sequence is MRLERIYFLVLCLSLLSLSTTFVYSQKQAKVIFADDFKTDTKLWVSEFEQDATSSMLINQGKLEVIATAGGTVWFRNKLKGNVMITYNATLVDVGGKNDRVSDMNTFWMASNPISENINNQSGKFESYDNLHLYYAGIGGHNNETTRFRKYTGNGQKAILKEYTDKEHLLVGNKKYAIKIIVNNGLIQYFVNDNLFWEYKDDAPYKEGYFGFRTYKSHHIYEDFKVYQLNEAKSVSKDSIALENDYVRVMKNATVNTATDAALFGKRLIVALTPFECKSTAGIKTLNRGEIAVFNPEESYSIPKGDFFEVAFKLSHPQPKGPEVWLEPLKNKIVYEDELFRVFEERLAAGDTRELHSHSQRVVVRLNKVQLTDPRYKPNGAPGEGIQVPNTVKFAEPMVHVVKNLSTDTALFNIIIEFKTPIYNNKK, encoded by the coding sequence ATGAGACTTGAAAGAATTTATTTTTTGGTATTGTGTTTAAGCTTGCTTTCTTTAAGTACAACTTTTGTTTATTCACAAAAACAGGCTAAGGTTATTTTTGCTGATGATTTTAAGACCGATACCAAGTTATGGGTTTCAGAATTTGAACAAGATGCTACTTCTTCGATGCTAATCAATCAAGGAAAATTGGAAGTAATTGCTACTGCAGGAGGAACAGTATGGTTCAGAAATAAATTGAAAGGGAATGTAATGATTACCTACAATGCCACATTGGTTGATGTAGGCGGAAAAAACGACAGGGTTTCTGATATGAACACCTTTTGGATGGCAAGTAATCCAATTTCTGAGAATATAAATAATCAAAGCGGAAAATTCGAATCTTATGACAATCTTCATTTGTATTATGCAGGAATTGGAGGACACAATAATGAAACCACTCGATTCCGAAAATATACCGGAAATGGGCAAAAAGCGATTTTAAAAGAATACACGGATAAAGAGCATTTGCTAGTTGGTAATAAAAAATATGCCATAAAAATAATTGTCAATAACGGTCTCATTCAATATTTTGTAAATGACAATTTGTTTTGGGAATACAAAGATGATGCCCCTTATAAAGAAGGGTATTTTGGTTTTCGAACCTATAAGAGTCACCATATTTATGAGGATTTCAAAGTATATCAATTGAATGAAGCGAAATCAGTAAGTAAAGATTCTATTGCATTGGAAAACGATTATGTTAGAGTGATGAAAAATGCAACTGTCAATACAGCAACGGATGCTGCTCTTTTTGGCAAAAGATTAATTGTTGCCTTAACTCCGTTTGAATGTAAAAGTACCGCAGGAATAAAGACATTAAATAGAGGAGAAATTGCAGTTTTTAACCCAGAAGAATCCTATTCAATACCAAAAGGAGATTTTTTTGAAGTCGCTTTTAAGCTTTCGCACCCTCAACCCAAAGGTCCGGAAGTATGGCTAGAACCACTAAAAAATAAAATTGTTTATGAAGATGAATTGTTTCGGGTTTTTGAAGAGAGGCTTGCTGCCGGTGATACTCGAGAACTTCACAGTCATTCGCAACGCGTGGTAGTTCGTCTGAACAAGGTGCAATTGACAGATCCAAGATATAAACCCAACGGCGCACCAGGCGAAGGAATTCAGGTGCCAAATACCGTAAAATTTGCAGAGCCAATGGTGCATGTGGTAAAAAATTTAAGTACAGATACGGCGCTTTTTAATATCATAATTGAATTTAAAACACCTATTTACAACAACAAAAAATGA
- a CDS encoding polysaccharide lyase 6 family protein has translation MKNKYILIPCIGLLFSCLAFCLNAKSINQVQKVNSPGKEILVTTQTELYSAIASAKPGDVIVMKDGVWTDVVINFNSIASSTESITLRAQIPGKVVLNGGSKLIFSKPNLVVQGLLFKKGVITKKDASVISFESENCRLTNSGIIDYNPADFNTEYYWVLFNGSHNRVDHCYFTGKSNKQPVMQNGEENARYNKVDRCYIKDIPYVAKANGREILRIFGYGHADQPGDDGAYFTVEYNLFDHAHGEGTEIVSLKSNHNIVRYNTVIASRGGLVGRRGKFNTFEGNFVFGKGEPGTSGIRVAGPFHRVINNYVADVTEDGLRLIAGEYYEKSLTGNFAAKKKNLPKYLQVQDCYIAQNTFVNCGENGINIGFNYKNQWPSLQMVLFPENNKFVNNLVYNCKGNAINIEVLDTTTPLDVFHFKPNFFESNLVFGSKICNVSLPSGIIKSDPKLKLGSDGLYRLVSKSPAINNGADSDAKDDFEGSLRDAKRDIGAQEFGTVTPVRHPLTPNEVGPDWMLKK, from the coding sequence ATGAAAAATAAATATATTTTAATACCCTGCATAGGACTTTTATTTAGCTGTTTAGCCTTTTGTTTGAATGCTAAATCGATTAATCAAGTGCAAAAAGTCAATTCCCCTGGTAAAGAAATTTTGGTTACAACCCAAACCGAACTGTATTCGGCTATTGCTTCGGCAAAACCTGGTGATGTAATCGTGATGAAAGATGGAGTTTGGACTGATGTAGTTATAAATTTTAATTCAATTGCAAGCAGCACCGAGTCGATAACGTTACGTGCACAAATCCCAGGAAAAGTGGTTTTAAACGGAGGTTCAAAACTTATTTTTTCAAAACCCAATCTAGTTGTTCAAGGTCTTTTATTTAAAAAAGGAGTGATTACCAAAAAAGATGCTTCGGTTATTAGTTTTGAATCTGAAAATTGTAGGCTAACCAATTCGGGCATCATAGATTACAACCCTGCCGATTTTAACACTGAATATTATTGGGTACTTTTTAATGGCAGTCACAATAGAGTAGATCATTGTTATTTTACCGGTAAAAGCAACAAGCAACCGGTAATGCAAAACGGGGAAGAAAACGCCCGATACAATAAAGTCGACCGATGCTACATCAAAGACATTCCTTATGTAGCAAAAGCAAATGGACGAGAGATATTGAGAATATTTGGCTACGGACACGCAGACCAACCCGGAGATGATGGTGCTTATTTCACTGTGGAATATAACCTATTTGATCACGCTCACGGGGAAGGAACAGAAATTGTTTCCTTGAAATCAAATCATAATATCGTTCGTTATAATACGGTAATTGCTTCAAGAGGTGGCCTTGTCGGTCGAAGAGGGAAGTTCAACACTTTCGAAGGAAATTTTGTCTTTGGAAAAGGAGAACCAGGCACCTCTGGAATTCGAGTTGCTGGTCCTTTTCATAGAGTCATCAATAATTATGTGGCTGATGTAACTGAAGATGGACTGCGATTGATTGCCGGGGAATATTATGAGAAAAGTTTAACCGGAAATTTTGCTGCCAAGAAGAAAAACTTACCCAAATACCTGCAGGTTCAAGATTGTTATATTGCTCAAAATACCTTTGTCAATTGTGGTGAAAACGGAATAAATATAGGTTTTAATTATAAAAATCAATGGCCTAGTCTGCAAATGGTTTTGTTCCCTGAAAATAACAAATTTGTTAATAATTTGGTTTATAACTGCAAAGGAAATGCCATTAATATTGAAGTTTTAGACACAACAACTCCTTTAGATGTGTTTCATTTTAAGCCTAACTTTTTTGAATCCAACTTGGTTTTCGGGTCAAAAATTTGCAATGTTTCACTTCCTTCCGGAATTATAAAAAGTGATCCAAAATTGAAATTAGGAAGCGATGGATTGTACCGATTAGTATCTAAAAGTCCTGCTATCAATAATGGTGCTGACTCAGATGCAAAAGATGATTTTGAGGGTAGTTTGAGAGATGCTAAAAGAGATATTGGTGCACAGGAATTTGGTACAGTTACACCTGTACGCCATCCTTTGACTCCAAATGAAGTGGGGCCAGACTGGATGTTAAAAAAATAA
- a CDS encoding sulfatase, producing MNKRDIVFHYLIFAIAMVISAPSVAQQKAKPNILFIAVDDLKPILGCYGNTLVKTPNIDRLAKMATVFNSNYCQQAVCGPTRASIMTGKRPDNTGVWDLKTGMRDVHPDILSLPQHLISQGYSTQGIGKVYDTRCVDKQMDAPSWSVPYYNYFKTEERYYPQALGAPLNGQYQSPKSKELAAKFKKEAQDKGLNEKEIEDYVSKSVKPAVECVDVPDNAYNDGANALRAIEILEKLKSETQPFFFAVGFSKPHLPFVAPKKNWDLYQREDMPVAAFQEQPKNSVDVAFHNSGELRAYTDIPPLLSFTDQKEFGLTLPIDKQKELIHGYYAAISFMDAQVGKVLDKLDALGLTKNTIIVLWGDHGWHLGDHNLWCKHTNFEQATRTPLLISAPGIKATISNAPSEFVDVFPTICDLAGVKIPDVVDGKSLKPLMDKTAQSVKEFSISQYPRSSTKSETERQGYASSKVMGYSLRDKRYRYTIWLGNDFRSTQAFDDKLVVGIELYDYNKDPNETVNVINDAAYQSVAKDLKAKMLDYLKSQVK from the coding sequence ATGAATAAAAGAGATATTGTTTTTCATTACTTGATTTTTGCCATTGCAATGGTAATTTCAGCACCTTCAGTGGCACAACAAAAAGCCAAACCCAATATTCTATTTATAGCCGTTGATGATTTAAAACCTATTTTGGGTTGCTATGGCAATACTTTGGTGAAAACACCTAATATTGACCGATTGGCCAAAATGGCAACGGTTTTCAACAGCAACTATTGCCAACAAGCTGTTTGCGGACCAACAAGAGCTAGCATAATGACCGGAAAACGTCCAGATAATACTGGAGTTTGGGATCTTAAGACCGGAATGCGTGATGTACATCCTGATATTTTGAGTTTACCACAGCATTTAATTAGTCAGGGATACTCAACACAAGGAATTGGCAAAGTGTATGATACTCGCTGTGTCGATAAACAAATGGATGCACCCTCTTGGAGTGTTCCTTATTACAATTATTTCAAAACAGAAGAAAGATATTATCCTCAAGCATTAGGAGCACCCCTTAATGGGCAATACCAATCGCCTAAATCAAAAGAGTTAGCTGCAAAATTCAAAAAAGAGGCACAAGATAAAGGACTGAACGAAAAGGAAATTGAAGATTATGTTTCGAAATCCGTAAAACCCGCTGTTGAATGTGTTGATGTTCCTGACAATGCCTATAATGACGGAGCAAATGCTTTGAGAGCTATTGAAATTTTAGAAAAACTCAAATCAGAAACGCAACCTTTCTTTTTTGCTGTTGGTTTTTCAAAACCACATTTACCCTTTGTTGCGCCTAAAAAAAATTGGGATTTATATCAAAGAGAAGATATGCCTGTGGCTGCTTTTCAAGAACAACCCAAAAATAGTGTAGATGTAGCTTTTCATAATTCAGGCGAACTTAGAGCTTATACTGATATTCCTCCTTTATTGTCCTTTACAGACCAAAAAGAGTTTGGACTCACTTTGCCAATTGACAAGCAAAAAGAATTAATTCACGGTTATTATGCCGCCATTTCTTTTATGGATGCCCAAGTGGGTAAAGTATTAGATAAATTAGATGCTTTAGGATTAACAAAAAACACGATAATTGTGCTTTGGGGCGATCACGGTTGGCATTTGGGAGACCACAATCTTTGGTGCAAACACACAAATTTTGAGCAAGCGACTCGTACCCCTTTGCTTATTTCGGCTCCAGGAATTAAAGCTACGATTTCTAATGCACCTTCAGAATTTGTTGACGTTTTTCCAACGATATGCGACTTGGCTGGAGTGAAAATTCCGGACGTTGTTGACGGAAAAAGTCTTAAACCTTTGATGGATAAAACAGCTCAATCGGTCAAAGAGTTCTCTATCAGTCAGTATCCTCGAAGCAGCACTAAGAGCGAAACGGAGCGGCAAGGGTATGCTTCGTCAAAAGTGATGGGCTATTCTTTAAGAGACAAAAGATACCGATATACTATTTGGTTGGGAAATGATTTTAGAAGTACTCAAGCTTTCGATGACAAATTAGTAGTTGGAATTGAGTTGTATGATTATAATAAAGATCCTAACGAAACAGTAAATGTAATAAACGATGCAGCATACCAATCCGTTGCAAAGGATTTAAAAGCTAAAATGCTTGATTATCTTAAGTCACAAGTAAAATAA
- a CDS encoding alginate lyase family protein, with protein sequence MKTTKYAIFLLFCNSFLGVFAQEVKDSPTYFPKTFVLKGEALDRNYQLIKANDIDKAKALKSLLSDADKIIKEGKMYSVMNKKQLPPSGDKHDYMSTGPYWWPDPSKPDGLPYIRKDGLRNPTYFDISDTSELDKVEDESEKLALAYYFSKDVKYAKFASKLIRTWFLDAATRQNPNLKFGQGIPGKNDGRGIGIIETRELFRVVDAAILLQDSNEWTKENHLELQKWFSDYLTWLTTSTIGKDEADEHNNHGTHYSVQVINYALFTGRTEIAVAEIEVFKKRMESQIKSDGSQPFELERTKSWDYVNMNLDGYFLVAQLAENRNINLWQYETKEGATMKKCVDWMLPYLKKEKKWEYEQIKDFGYRETVRILKIAAQHYSNPMYDSLARAIDIKTYQFDFNQLAL encoded by the coding sequence ATGAAAACAACGAAATATGCCATTTTTCTTTTATTCTGTAATTCTTTTTTAGGAGTTTTTGCTCAGGAGGTAAAGGATTCTCCAACTTATTTTCCCAAAACTTTTGTTCTGAAAGGCGAGGCATTAGATCGGAATTACCAATTAATAAAAGCCAACGATATAGACAAAGCCAAAGCATTGAAAAGCTTATTGTCTGATGCGGATAAAATTATCAAGGAAGGAAAAATGTATTCTGTGATGAACAAAAAACAGCTGCCTCCTAGTGGTGACAAACACGATTATATGAGTACAGGGCCATATTGGTGGCCGGATCCGAGCAAACCCGACGGATTGCCTTATATTCGAAAAGATGGTTTGAGAAATCCAACTTATTTTGATATTAGTGATACTTCGGAATTAGATAAAGTAGAGGACGAGTCAGAAAAATTGGCATTGGCTTATTATTTCAGTAAAGATGTCAAATATGCAAAATTCGCTTCAAAATTGATACGAACTTGGTTTTTGGATGCAGCTACACGACAAAATCCAAACCTCAAGTTTGGTCAGGGCATTCCAGGTAAAAATGATGGAAGAGGGATAGGTATTATTGAAACGAGAGAGCTATTTCGTGTCGTTGATGCCGCAATATTGTTGCAAGATTCGAATGAATGGACTAAGGAAAATCATCTTGAACTCCAAAAATGGTTTTCGGATTATTTGACTTGGCTTACCACAAGTACAATTGGCAAAGACGAGGCTGATGAACATAATAATCACGGAACCCATTACAGCGTTCAAGTAATAAACTATGCCCTTTTTACAGGACGGACCGAAATTGCTGTAGCGGAAATTGAAGTTTTCAAAAAACGAATGGAAAGCCAAATTAAATCGGATGGCAGCCAGCCTTTTGAATTGGAAAGAACCAAATCTTGGGATTATGTCAACATGAATTTAGATGGGTATTTTTTAGTGGCTCAATTGGCCGAAAATAGGAATATTAATCTTTGGCAGTATGAAACCAAAGAAGGGGCAACTATGAAAAAATGTGTCGATTGGATGCTTCCATACTTGAAAAAAGAAAAAAAATGGGAGTATGAACAAATTAAAGATTTTGGATACCGTGAAACTGTTCGCATCCTGAAAATTGCTGCTCAACACTATTCGAATCCAATGTATG